The Papaver somniferum cultivar HN1 chromosome 3, ASM357369v1, whole genome shotgun sequence genome includes a region encoding these proteins:
- the LOC113359254 gene encoding uncharacterized protein LOC113359254, whose translation MRTLLAPFRYPNIIYLQPVGRSGGLVLMWKNGFVCDIVGSDDNMFRAIVQSNPNEQEWLFSCMYGYCDYSKKKNQWEFIKDIGSNINQSWVLLGDLNFHLQDNTSHDSSSSYGLVNSILHEIGLEDLGFIGRDHTWTNNNLGTGNRRSRIDMALVNADWNSQFQDSNLLHLTQHWSDHCPIMLVTDYSFPNLWKPFKFFFTWLNDSSCSTEISKSWEKEVHGSPGHKFIKRLQFTRAALSKWNKQHFGNINHNVDNLQQELDEIQKLPFSRENTIKAEDVSKELNKWHQIQNISTSTSPVIEEKHYSILPNVISDEDNRRLLFIPTDEEVLKTLKSIENWSVPGPEGFQDGFYKSQWNTIGPDLCEMVKRFFTTKHLSKHLNKTFISLIPKKSKTKSPLEFRLIGLCNTSYKIISKILVNRMKPFMDSIISPYQAAYVSGRLINDNTIISHELIRSMKRKKGESGWLGSQD comes from the exons ATGAGAACCTTATTGGCTCCTTTTAGATACCCTAACATTATATATCTACAACCAGTTGGACGCTCAGGTGGATTAGTACTCATGTGGAAAAATGGATTTGTCTGTGATATAGTTGGTTCTGATGATAACATGTTTCGTGCAATTGTTCAAAGTAACCCAAATGAACAGGAATGGCTTTTCTCTTGTATGTATGGATATTGTGATTATAGTAAAAAGAAGAATCAATGGGAATTCATCAAAGATATTGGTTCTAACATCAATCAATCTTGGGTGTTACTGGGAGATCTTAACTTTCATCTTCAAGATAATACTTctcatgattcttcttcttcatatggtTTAGTAAATTCTATACTTCATGAAATTGGCTTAGAAGATCTGGGTTTTATTGGCAGAGATCATACTTGGACAAATAATAATCTTGGTACAGGTAATAGAAGGTCCAGAATTGATATGGCCCTTGTCAATGCTGATTGGAATTCTCAGTTTCAAGACTCAAATCTTCTCCATCTAACACAACATTGGAGTGATCATTGCCCAATAATGTTAGTCACAGATTACTCCTTTCCAAATCTGTGGAAGCCATTTAAATTCTTTTTCACATGGTTAAATGACTCAAGTTGCTCTACTGAGATATCAAAATCTTGGGAGAAAGAAGTTCATGGCTCACCAGGTCATAAATTCATTAAGAGATTACAATTCACTAGAGCTGCACTCTCCAAATGGAATAAACAACACTTTGGAAACATTAACCACAATGTGGATAATCTGCAACAAGAACTAGATGAAATTCAGAAGCTGCCTTTTTCCAGAGAAAACACTATCAAAGCTGAAGATGTAAGTAAAGAGTTAAACAAATGGCATCAGATACAAA ACATTAGTACCTCTACTTCACCCGTTATTGAAGAGAAACATTACTCTATACTGCCTAATGTCATTTCAGATGAAGATAATAGAAGATTACTATTTATTCCAACTGATGAAGAAGTTTTAAAAACTCTTAAAAGTATAGAGAACTGGTCTGTACCTGGCCCTGAAGGTTTCCAAGATGGTTTCTACAAATCTCAATGGAATACAATTGGACCAGATTTGTGTGAAATGGTAAAAAGGTTCTTCACCACTAAACACTTATCAAAGCATCTTAACAAGACTTTCATTTCATTAATTCCCAAGAAGAGTAAAACAAAATCTCCTTTAGAATTCAGACTAATTGGTTTATGTAACACTTCATACAAGATCATTTCCAAGATTTTAGTTAATAGGATGAAGCCATTTATGGACTCAATCATTTCTCCTTACCAAGCTGCATATGTTTCTGGTAGATTGATAAATGATAACACCATCATTTCCCATGAACTAATTCGTTCAATGAAGAGGAAAAAAGGTGAAAGTGGATGGTTAGGCTCTCAAGATTGA